Genomic window (Actinomycetota bacterium):
GAGCGGTTGGCGGCTATTCAGGAGAACGCCGAGCTGGGCAGCGGGATCAAGATCGCGATGCGGGATCTTGAGATTCGCGGAGCGGGATCGCTTCTCGGCGGAGAACAGAGCGGAAACTTCAACGCGGTCGGCTTCGATCTGTTTGTGGAGATGCTTCGCGAGGCGGTAGCCGAGGCGCGCGGTGAGCCGGTCGTCGCGTTTCCGGAGGTCAGGATCGATCTGCCGGTAGCGGCGTTTCTGCCGGAAGGGTATGTGACCGAGGTCGACGAGCGGGTGAGGCTCTACCGAAGACTTGCGGGAGCGACCGGTCTGGAGGCGCTCGAGCAGATCGAGAGGGAGTTGCTTGAGCGCTATGGCGACGCTCCCGAGCCAGCCCAAAACCTTGTGGCCCTGGCGAAGATCAAAATACTTGCTGCCCAGGCCGAAGTGACGCGCGTTGCGGTCGTGCGCGATAGGTTACAACTGGCACCGGTTCGTCCTGGCCCGGCGACCCGAAAAAGTCTTATCTCGGCGGGAGCTGTGCTCTCCGAAAAGGACTTCACGCTTACGAAAAATTTAAAGTATGGAGGTTCTGCGGTAGAGGCTGCGCAAGAGATTCTAAATGTTATACTTCGTGAAAGCTGACAACGAATGACAATATAGGAGGGCTTGTGAGTATTCTCCGGATCACTATCACTTCAATGCTAGTCGCTGCTCTTGCCTTTGGAACCTTCGGTTGCGCGGGGGGTGCGGGGGGCGGTGAGATCGCGGCACGCGTAAATGGCGAGGCCATCAATCTGGCGGATCTCGATCAGCAAGTCGAGGAATTAAGGGAAATGTATCCTCAGATGTTTGAGGGGCTCGACGGAGAAGGTCGGCTGCTTGAGTTCAGACAGCAGACCCTCGACAGCATGATAAACACGATACTCTGGCAGCAGGCCGCCGAGGAGCGCGGAGTCACCGTTTCCGACGCCCAGGTCCAGGAGCGAGTCGATGAGCTGAAGGCCGGGTTCCAGGAGGCCGCACAGTTTGAGCAGGCCCTTGAGCAATCCGGTATGACACTCGAGGACCTCAAGGACGAGATCCGAAACCAGATCCTGACAGAGCTCCTGCTGGCCGAGATCAGCCCCGCCGTTGAGGTAAGCGAGGCGGAGATCAAGGAGTTCTACGAGGCCAACAAGGCTCAGTTCACCGAGGCGGCTGCGGTCCGCGCATCGCACATACTGTTCAATACGGAAGAAAAGGCCCTGGCCGAAAGTGTTCTCGCCCAGCTTCGCGATGACGCTGACTTCGCTGAGCTGGCAACCCAGCACTCGAAGGATCCGGCTTCTGCGGCGAACGGCGGAGATCTGGGCTGGCCCACGGTGCCTTATGTCCCGGAGTTTCAGCAGGCTCTTGAGAACCTCGAGATAAACGAGATATCCGATCTGGTGCAGACTCAGTTTGGCTGGCACATAATCAAGGCTGCCGAGAGGCGCGAGGAGCGGGTTCGTCCGCTCGATGAGGTGACCGAGCAGATTGAGCAGAGCATCACTCAGCAGCGGAACGCCGAGGCCTACCAGAAGTTTCTTGCCGAGCTTAGAGAGAATGCTGAAATAGAGTACGTGATTCCTGATCTAAAGCCTGCGGCTGATACACCAGCCGAGGAAGGCGGTTCGGGGCAGCCATAGGTTCTTGGGAGCGGAGGGGCAGAATCTTTTGGGCTCGATAACGATTATCGGCGCGGGGTCAGACAGCGGTAAGGTACTGTCGTCCGATACCGCAGAAAAGCTTCGTCGAGCACAGCAGGTTGTGGTGTCGAGGGCCGACGGCTCGGTCAGTGCGATGCTAAGTGAAGCGGGCATAGAGCACACCACCTTCAGTGACCTTGGTCTGTCGGATACCCCCGGCACTGGTCGGGTTGTGGAGTTGCTTGCCGACATTGCTGCTGCCGGCGATGTCGCATACGTTACGAACGGCTATCCGTTTCTCAGGCATGGATTGCTCTCGGAACTACTGCTAAAGACGGGGACAAGTGTGAGAGTTTTTCCATCACTCTCATCCCTGTACATCATTTTGATGGCGTTCGATATCGACTTGACAGCGGATCTCAACATCATGGATGCGCGATCCTACAAGCCCTTACTTTCTCATCGCGCCTCGCATCTTGTTATAGCGGGTATCAGGAATCGCCTGACGCTGGCCAAGCTCGCCGAGCGGTTGACCGAGGTTTACTCACCCGACCACGATGTGGTGGTAGCCTCGACTCTCGAGGATGGCGGCTTCTCTCTGTCCATGGCGTGCATCACGAACCTGGCTGGCATGGATGTTTCGCCAGGCATGACACTATATCTGGGTCCACGGCGCATCAGGCCGCCAGCGGGATTTCAGGAGTTCGTGAGGCTCATCGAGCATCTCAGGGGTCCGAACGGATGTGTCTGGGACAGGGGTCAGAATCACCTTTCGCTGCGCCGGCATCTTTTGGAAGAGGCTCACGAGACGATCGCTGCCATCGAATCGGGGAGCCCTGACAAGCTCGCCGAGGAGCTCGGCGATGTGCTGCTGCAAGTCGTTTTGCACTCTCAGATCGCCACTGAAAGCGGATGCTTCACCATCGAGGACGTCATCTCTAGCATAACAACGAAGATACGCAGACGGCATCCTCATGTATTCGGCGATGCTGTCGCCAATACAGCGCAGGAGGTTACTGCTGGCTGGAATGCGATAAAGCTGGAAGAGAACCAAGGTGGACTGCTCGACGATGTACCAACATCGCTACCTGCGCTTATGCTTGCGCAGAGCATCTCTCGCAAGGTGGTCGGCGCTGGTTTCGAGTGGGAGACCATAGATGATGTCTGGGCAAAGATACATGAGGAGATCGACGAGCTCAAAGCGGTCACTCCCGGATCTCCACAGGCAGCCGAAGAGGTCGGCGACCTGTTGTTTACTGTCGTCAATCTCGCACGAAAGCAAGGAATAGACGCCGAAGAGGCACTAAAGACAAGCTGTGCGAAATTCAAGGGTCGCTGGCAGGATATGGAAAGCGCTGCTGACCAGAGGAGCGAAAAGTTGCACTCGATGAGCGCTCAAGAGCTCGAAGCGCTGTGGGCTGAAGCGAAGAAAAAGGAAGGGCAGGACAGTAAATGAGCAATATCGCCGATGTGTTTGGCAGGGAGATCCTGGACTCTCGAGGTAATCCGACGATCGAAGTCGAGGTAGTGCTGGAAGACGGCTCGTTCGGTCGCGCCGCTGTTCCTAGCGGGGCATCCACCGGCGCATTCGAGGCGTTGGAGCTGCGCGACACCGAAAACTTGCGCTATGGGGGCAAGGGAGTTCGTGCCGCAGTCCACAATGTCAACGAGATCATCGCGGCCGAAATAGTGGGTCTCGACGCGACCGACCAGCGCCTGATCGACGAGACTCTTCTTGCACTTGACGGAACGGAGAACAAGGCAGCCCTGGGGGCAAACGCGATTCTCGGCGTTTCTCTGGCTAACGCGAGGGCAGCGGCGGAGTCGACAGGGCTTACCCTGTACAGTTACATCGGCGGGGTCAACGCCCACACGCTGCCGGTTCCCATGATGAACATCATCAATGGGGGCGCTCACGCCGACAACAACATCGATCTACAGGAGTTCATGATCGTCCCGGTCGGCGCCTCCACCTTCGCCGAGGGACTTCGCTGGTGCGCCGAGATATACCACACCCTCAAAGGCGTCCTTCGCGAGCAAGGCCTCGGCACGGGCGTCGGCGATGAAGGCGGTTTCGCGCCGAATCTCAAGAACAATGAAGCGGCTCTCGAGGTGATTTCGCAGGCGGTGACTGGTGCCGGATATACCCTCGGCGAGCAGGTCGCGTTTGCGTTGGATCCGGCGATGACAGAAGTGTATCGCGGGGGCTCCTACCACCTGGAGGGCGAAGGCAGAACGCTTTCCTCGGCGGAGCTTGTTGAGTACTGGGCAGACCTCGTGAAGCGCTATCCGATAATCAGCATCGAGGACGGCATGGCCGAGGAGGATTGGGACGGCTGGAAGCTTCTGACCGAGCGCTTGGGAGATCGCATTCAGCTGGTCGGGGATGACCTGTTTGTCACCGACACGAGGCGGTTGGTCCGTGGGATCGAGAGTTGCGTCGCGAACTCCGTCCTGGTCAAGGTGAATCAGATCGGCACCCTCACTGAAACTCTCGAGTGCATCGAGACGGCCAAGCGAGCGGGTTACACGTGCGTCATATCGCATCGCTCCGGAGAGACGGAAGATACCTTCATCGCGGATCTGGCTGTCGCGGTCAACGCGGGTCAGATAAAGACGGGTGCACCTGCCCGCTCAGACAGGGTCGCCAAATACAATCAGCTTCTGCGCATAGAAGAGGAGCTCGGCGAATCCTCGCGATACCCAGGGCAGTCGGCGTTTCGCCGTACTCGTTGAAGCTGTCTAGCGAGGCGAGATGATGGCTGAAGGCCAAGCACCCAGGGGCAGGCAAAAGCCTCCGGCTTCCGCACTGGATGCTTTTTTGGCTATGCGTGAGCGACTCGCGGACAAATACGATATCGACTTTGGCAGGAGCCGGCTCTTCCCGCAGCTGATCGAGGCTTTGCTCGCGGAGGTTCC
Coding sequences:
- a CDS encoding peptidylprolyl isomerase codes for the protein MSILRITITSMLVAALAFGTFGCAGGAGGGEIAARVNGEAINLADLDQQVEELREMYPQMFEGLDGEGRLLEFRQQTLDSMINTILWQQAAEERGVTVSDAQVQERVDELKAGFQEAAQFEQALEQSGMTLEDLKDEIRNQILTELLLAEISPAVEVSEAEIKEFYEANKAQFTEAAAVRASHILFNTEEKALAESVLAQLRDDADFAELATQHSKDPASAANGGDLGWPTVPYVPEFQQALENLEINEISDLVQTQFGWHIIKAAERREERVRPLDEVTEQIEQSITQQRNAEAYQKFLAELRENAEIEYVIPDLKPAADTPAEEGGSGQP
- the mazG gene encoding nucleoside triphosphate pyrophosphohydrolase; its protein translation is MGSITIIGAGSDSGKVLSSDTAEKLRRAQQVVVSRADGSVSAMLSEAGIEHTTFSDLGLSDTPGTGRVVELLADIAAAGDVAYVTNGYPFLRHGLLSELLLKTGTSVRVFPSLSSLYIILMAFDIDLTADLNIMDARSYKPLLSHRASHLVIAGIRNRLTLAKLAERLTEVYSPDHDVVVASTLEDGGFSLSMACITNLAGMDVSPGMTLYLGPRRIRPPAGFQEFVRLIEHLRGPNGCVWDRGQNHLSLRRHLLEEAHETIAAIESGSPDKLAEELGDVLLQVVLHSQIATESGCFTIEDVISSITTKIRRRHPHVFGDAVANTAQEVTAGWNAIKLEENQGGLLDDVPTSLPALMLAQSISRKVVGAGFEWETIDDVWAKIHEEIDELKAVTPGSPQAAEEVGDLLFTVVNLARKQGIDAEEALKTSCAKFKGRWQDMESAADQRSEKLHSMSAQELEALWAEAKKKEGQDSK
- the eno gene encoding phosphopyruvate hydratase translates to MSNIADVFGREILDSRGNPTIEVEVVLEDGSFGRAAVPSGASTGAFEALELRDTENLRYGGKGVRAAVHNVNEIIAAEIVGLDATDQRLIDETLLALDGTENKAALGANAILGVSLANARAAAESTGLTLYSYIGGVNAHTLPVPMMNIINGGAHADNNIDLQEFMIVPVGASTFAEGLRWCAEIYHTLKGVLREQGLGTGVGDEGGFAPNLKNNEAALEVISQAVTGAGYTLGEQVAFALDPAMTEVYRGGSYHLEGEGRTLSSAELVEYWADLVKRYPIISIEDGMAEEDWDGWKLLTERLGDRIQLVGDDLFVTDTRRLVRGIESCVANSVLVKVNQIGTLTETLECIETAKRAGYTCVISHRSGETEDTFIADLAVAVNAGQIKTGAPARSDRVAKYNQLLRIEEELGESSRYPGQSAFRRTR